The Thiohalophilus sp. genome has a window encoding:
- the ubiD gene encoding 4-hydroxy-3-polyprenylbenzoate decarboxylase, whose protein sequence is MKYRDLRDFIAQLEQRGELKRIQTEIDPYLEMTEICDRTLRAGGPALLFENPKGSDIPVLANLFGTPQRVALGMGEESVEALREVGKLLAFLKEPDPPKGMKDAWSKLPIFKQVLNMAPKVVKGAACQKQIIEGDEVDLNKLPIQTCWPGDAGPLITWALVITKGPNKERQNLGIYRQQLIGRNKLIMRWLAHRGGALDYRDWQQTHPGEPFPVAVALGADPATILGAVTPVPDTLSEYGFAGLLRGDKTEVTQCLGSDLQVPASAEFVLEGVIHPGEMADEGPFGDHTGYYNEVEQFPVFTVERITHRPDPIYHSTYTGRPPDEPAVLGVALNEVFVPLLQKQFPEIVDFYLPPEGCSYRMAVVSMKKQYPGHAKRVMLGVWSFLRQFMYTKFVIVTDEDVDVRNWQDVIWAMTTRMDPIRDTTLIDNTPIDYLDFASPVSGLGSKIGFDATNKWPGETQREWGRPISMDDSVKQRIDTIWDELGIFDNSEKA, encoded by the coding sequence ATGAAATACCGCGACTTACGTGATTTTATCGCCCAGCTCGAGCAGCGCGGGGAACTCAAACGGATTCAGACCGAGATCGATCCTTATCTGGAAATGACCGAGATCTGCGATCGCACCCTGCGCGCCGGCGGACCGGCATTGCTGTTTGAAAACCCCAAAGGCTCGGATATTCCCGTGCTCGCCAACCTGTTCGGCACGCCGCAGCGGGTGGCGCTGGGCATGGGGGAAGAGTCGGTCGAGGCCCTGCGCGAGGTTGGCAAGTTGCTCGCCTTCTTAAAAGAGCCCGATCCGCCCAAAGGCATGAAGGATGCCTGGAGCAAGCTGCCGATCTTCAAGCAGGTGCTGAACATGGCGCCGAAAGTGGTCAAGGGCGCCGCCTGCCAGAAACAGATCATCGAAGGGGATGAGGTGGACCTCAACAAACTGCCCATCCAGACCTGCTGGCCGGGCGATGCCGGCCCGCTGATTACCTGGGCGCTGGTCATTACCAAAGGACCCAACAAGGAACGGCAGAATCTGGGTATCTATCGCCAGCAGTTGATCGGTCGCAACAAGCTGATCATGCGCTGGCTGGCGCATCGCGGCGGCGCGCTCGATTATCGCGACTGGCAACAGACCCATCCCGGCGAACCCTTTCCGGTGGCCGTGGCGCTGGGCGCCGATCCCGCCACCATTCTCGGCGCGGTCACGCCGGTGCCCGATACGCTCTCCGAGTATGGCTTTGCCGGCCTGTTGCGCGGCGACAAGACCGAAGTGACGCAATGTCTGGGCTCGGATCTGCAGGTCCCCGCCTCGGCCGAATTTGTCCTCGAAGGCGTGATTCATCCGGGTGAAATGGCGGATGAAGGGCCCTTCGGCGATCACACCGGTTATTACAACGAGGTGGAACAGTTCCCGGTGTTTACCGTCGAGCGTATCACCCACCGCCCCGATCCCATCTATCACAGCACCTACACCGGCCGCCCGCCCGATGAACCGGCGGTGCTGGGCGTGGCGCTCAATGAAGTCTTTGTACCGCTGTTGCAAAAACAGTTTCCGGAGATCGTTGATTTTTACCTGCCGCCGGAAGGCTGCTCCTACCGTATGGCCGTGGTGAGTATGAAAAAACAGTACCCCGGTCACGCCAAGCGCGTGATGCTCGGCGTCTGGTCGTTCCTGCGCCAGTTCATGTATACCAAGTTTGTGATCGTCACCGACGAGGATGTGGACGTGCGCAACTGGCAGGATGTGATCTGGGCCATGACCACGCGCATGGATCCCATCCGGGATACCACCCTGATCGACAACACACCGATCGATTATCTCGATTTCGCCTCGCCGGTCTCCGGCCTGGGCAGCAAGATCGGTTTCGATGCCACCAACAAATGGCCGGGCGAAACCCAACGCGAATGGGGCCGCCCCATCAGCATGGATGACAGCGTCAAACAACGCATTGACACCATCTGGGACGAGCTGGGTATTTTCGATAACAGCGAAAAAGCATAA
- a CDS encoding M48 family metallopeptidase, whose protein sequence is MSIKRNLILLLSAVLVIACTTSPTGRSQLMLISPKTAIVESEKAYMNTVGALSKENKLVRDSAVNQRVQEITGRLVAVAVKQYPESKNWKWSVAVIDDPKTVNAWAMAGGRMAVYTGLIDQLNLTDAELAQIMGHEIAHALANHTAEQMSVAIATQLGVSAVGIATDASDSTLTAGAIAAQLAVQLPNSRTAESEADRIGIELAARAGYDPQAAVTLWQKMEKVSGNGPPQFLSTHPAPGNRQQTLRQLVPQMRQLQPPSPGPVAPVELAR, encoded by the coding sequence ATGTCTATCAAACGCAATTTGATCCTGCTGCTGAGCGCGGTGCTGGTGATTGCCTGTACCACCAGCCCGACAGGCCGATCCCAGTTGATGCTGATCTCCCCGAAGACCGCCATCGTCGAATCGGAAAAAGCCTATATGAATACGGTCGGGGCGCTGAGCAAAGAGAATAAACTGGTGCGCGATTCGGCGGTGAATCAGCGCGTGCAGGAGATTACCGGTCGGCTGGTTGCGGTTGCCGTGAAGCAGTATCCCGAATCGAAAAACTGGAAATGGAGTGTGGCGGTGATCGATGATCCAAAAACCGTGAATGCCTGGGCCATGGCCGGCGGGCGGATGGCGGTCTATACCGGTCTGATCGATCAGCTAAACCTGACTGACGCCGAGCTGGCCCAGATCATGGGCCATGAAATCGCCCATGCCCTGGCGAATCACACGGCGGAACAGATGTCCGTGGCGATCGCGACCCAGCTGGGCGTCAGTGCGGTCGGGATTGCCACCGATGCCTCGGATTCCACCCTGACCGCCGGCGCCATTGCCGCGCAACTGGCGGTGCAGTTGCCCAACAGCCGCACCGCGGAATCAGAAGCCGATCGCATCGGGATCGAGCTGGCGGCCCGGGCCGGCTATGACCCGCAGGCGGCGGTGACGCTCTGGCAAAAAATGGAAAAAGTCAGTGGCAACGGTCCCCCGCAATTTTTGAGTACCCACCCGGCGCCCGGTAACCGGCAACAAACCTTGCGTCAGCTGGTTCCGCAAATGCGCCAGCTGCAGCCGCCGAGCCCCGGTCCCGTCGCGCCGGTCGAACTGGCCCGGTGA
- the mnmE gene encoding tRNA uridine-5-carboxymethylaminomethyl(34) synthesis GTPase MnmE, whose amino-acid sequence MAALATPPGRGGVGIIRVSGPACAAIAGAVLGHLPRPRQAEYLPFYDSAGQAIDTGLALWFPRPHSFTGEDVLELHGHGGPVVMDMLLTRVIELGARLARAGEFSERAFLNDKLDLAQAEAVADLIEAGSEQAARSAQRSLQGVFSDWIHSVVEQLTELRIYVEAAIDFPEEEIDFLSDKRVTDQLDGLQRELDEVIKQAHQGQLLREGMRIVLAGQPNTGKSSLLNALAGRESAIVTHIAGTTRDVLREEISIDGLPLHIIDTAGLREGGDEVERIGMERTWQAIEQADRVLLLIDDRQGFGDGEATILKQLPAHLPVTRVHNKIDLSGESPKVQEGARGTQVYLSAVEGQGIELLRDHLKACVGYTSAGEGVFMARRRHVDALQRAHELIVNGSAQLSEHGAGELLAEDLRQAQQALGEITGEVSSDDLLGKIFSSFCIGK is encoded by the coding sequence ATCGCGGCCCTGGCCACCCCGCCGGGGCGCGGCGGGGTCGGCATCATTCGTGTTTCGGGTCCGGCCTGTGCGGCGATTGCCGGGGCGGTGCTGGGGCATCTGCCCCGACCGCGCCAGGCCGAATACCTCCCGTTTTACGACAGCGCGGGCCAGGCAATCGATACCGGCCTGGCGCTCTGGTTTCCCCGTCCCCATTCATTTACCGGCGAAGACGTGCTCGAACTGCACGGTCACGGCGGCCCGGTGGTCATGGACATGCTGCTGACGCGGGTGATCGAGCTGGGCGCGCGCCTGGCCCGGGCGGGCGAGTTTTCCGAGCGGGCGTTTCTCAATGATAAGCTGGATCTGGCCCAGGCCGAGGCCGTGGCCGATCTGATCGAGGCCGGATCCGAGCAGGCGGCGCGCTCGGCGCAACGCTCCCTGCAGGGGGTGTTCTCCGACTGGATTCACAGCGTGGTCGAACAGCTGACCGAACTGCGCATCTACGTGGAAGCGGCCATCGATTTTCCCGAGGAGGAGATCGACTTTCTCTCGGACAAACGGGTGACCGATCAGCTCGACGGGTTGCAGCGCGAGCTGGACGAGGTAATCAAACAGGCCCACCAGGGCCAGCTGTTGCGCGAGGGGATGCGGATCGTCCTGGCCGGCCAGCCCAATACCGGCAAATCGAGTCTGCTCAATGCCCTGGCCGGGCGCGAATCGGCCATTGTCACCCATATCGCCGGCACCACCCGCGATGTGCTGCGCGAGGAGATCAGCATCGACGGCCTGCCGCTGCACATTATCGACACCGCCGGCCTGCGCGAGGGCGGGGATGAAGTGGAGCGAATCGGGATGGAACGCACCTGGCAGGCCATCGAACAGGCCGACCGGGTGCTGCTGCTGATCGACGATCGCCAGGGCTTCGGCGACGGCGAGGCCACCATCCTGAAGCAACTGCCGGCGCATCTGCCGGTGACCCGGGTTCATAACAAGATCGATCTCAGCGGGGAATCGCCGAAAGTGCAGGAAGGGGCCCGGGGCACGCAGGTCTATCTGTCGGCGGTGGAAGGCCAGGGTATCGAGCTGTTACGGGATCATCTCAAAGCCTGCGTGGGCTACACTTCAGCCGGTGAAGGCGTGTTCATGGCCCGGCGCCGGCATGTGGATGCCCTGCAGCGGGCCCATGAACTGATTGTCAACGGTAGCGCCCAGCTCAGCGAGCACGGGGCCGGCGAGCTGCTGGCCGAGGATCTGCGTCAGGCCCAGCAGGCCCTGGGTGAAATTACCGGCGAGGTGAGCAGTGACGATCTGCTGGGGAAGATCTTTTCCAGTTTTTGTATCGGCAAATAA
- a CDS encoding serine/threonine protein kinase, translating into MAEHSLPYANLTPALILDAVDACGFQASGALLALNSYENRVYQVGLEDGDFLIAKIYRPGRWSDEAILEEHAFAQELVELEIPVIAPLRVSGDQTLLHHAGYRLALYPRRGGRPPELDDPAHLRWMGRMLGRIHACGSQRLFRHRPRLSIELLGSGPYSYLMEHDFVPAELAHNYRQAAETLLAAITTVWAEVGEWVEPLRLHGDCHPGNILWTEQGPHFVDLDDCMIGPAVQDLWMLLSGEREEMTRQLALLLEGYSQFYDFNALELRLIEALRGLRLIHYSGWLARRWDDPAFPMHFPWFNTPRYWEEQLNILREQVERLEQPPLEP; encoded by the coding sequence TTGGCCGAACACAGCTTGCCCTATGCCAATCTGACTCCGGCCTTAATACTGGATGCTGTCGACGCCTGCGGTTTTCAAGCCAGCGGCGCCCTGCTGGCATTGAACAGTTACGAAAACCGGGTCTATCAGGTCGGCCTGGAAGATGGCGATTTCCTGATCGCCAAGATCTACCGCCCGGGGCGCTGGTCGGATGAGGCGATTCTGGAGGAACATGCTTTCGCGCAGGAACTGGTCGAGCTGGAAATCCCGGTGATTGCGCCACTGCGGGTGTCCGGGGATCAGACCCTGCTGCACCACGCCGGTTACCGGCTGGCCCTCTATCCTCGTCGCGGCGGGCGTCCGCCGGAGCTCGATGATCCGGCGCATCTGCGCTGGATGGGGCGCATGCTGGGGCGCATCCATGCCTGCGGCAGTCAGCGGCTGTTTCGTCACCGCCCCCGACTGAGCATCGAGCTGCTCGGCAGCGGCCCCTATTCCTATTTAATGGAACACGATTTTGTCCCCGCCGAGCTGGCCCACAATTATCGCCAGGCGGCCGAAACCCTGCTGGCGGCGATTACGACAGTCTGGGCCGAGGTCGGGGAGTGGGTCGAGCCCCTGCGGCTGCACGGTGACTGTCATCCCGGCAATATCCTGTGGACCGAACAGGGCCCCCATTTTGTGGATCTGGACGATTGCATGATCGGCCCGGCGGTGCAGGATCTGTGGATGCTGCTCAGCGGCGAGCGGGAGGAGATGACCCGCCAGCTGGCCCTGCTGCTGGAAGGCTACAGCCAGTTCTATGATTTCAATGCACTGGAATTGCGCCTGATCGAAGCCCTGCGTGGCCTGCGGCTGATTCACTACAGCGGCTGGCTGGCGCGACGCTGGGACGATCCCGCCTTTCCCATGCACTTTCCCTGGTTCAATACCCCCCGCTACTGGGAAGAACAGCTCAACATCCTGCGCGAGCAGGTGGAACGGCTGGAACAACCCCCGCTGGAGCCGTGA
- the prlC gene encoding oligopeptidase A: protein MSNPLLEMTSLPPFGQIKPEHVEPAIDTLLQRNREQLQQLLADRDGYSWENLIQPLEEMDDQLDRAWSPVSHMNSVVNSDALREAYNACLAKLSDYATELGQNEQLYAAYKAIADSPEYAQLDAAQKKIIDNALRDFHLSGVDLPAEKKQRYKEIQQRLSSLTTKFEENLLDATHAWYKQITDESRLAGLPESARAMARQAAEEKALEGWVFTLDFPSYYAVMTHADDRDLRSELHEAYVTRASDQGPHAGQWDNSPVMEEILALRHELARLLGFANYAERSLATKMAESPEQVLSFLHDLARRAKPVAEQDLAELSDFARQQHGLEQLEPWDIAYYSEKLRQHKYALSQEDLKPYFPESRVIPGMFEVVKRLYGIEINEVDGVDSWHPDVRFYEIRDARGELRGQFYLDLYARSKKRGGAWMDDCRGRLRHTSGELQSPVAYLTCNLTPPVGDQPALFTHDEVITLFHEFGHGLHHMLTRVDHIGVSGINGVAWDAVELPSQFMENWCWERDALDVITGHYQTGEPLPEDLYQKMYAAKNFQAGMFMVRQLEFSLFDFRLHLEYDPQQGGRIQEMLDQVREEVTVVKPAPYNRFQHGFAHIFAGGYAAGYYSYMWAEVLSADAFSLFEETGIFDRATGQRFLTSVLEQGGTREPMELFVDFRGREPRIDALLRHTGIAA, encoded by the coding sequence ATGTCCAATCCTTTGCTCGAAATGACCAGTCTGCCGCCTTTCGGCCAGATTAAACCCGAACACGTCGAACCGGCGATCGACACCCTGCTGCAACGCAACCGTGAGCAACTGCAACAGCTGCTGGCCGATCGCGATGGCTACAGCTGGGAGAACCTGATCCAGCCTCTGGAAGAGATGGATGATCAACTGGATCGTGCCTGGTCACCCGTCAGTCACATGAACTCGGTCGTCAACAGCGACGCCCTGCGCGAGGCGTACAACGCCTGTCTGGCCAAACTCAGTGACTATGCCACCGAGCTGGGCCAGAACGAGCAGCTGTATGCCGCTTACAAGGCGATCGCCGACTCGCCCGAGTATGCGCAACTGGACGCGGCGCAAAAAAAGATCATCGACAACGCCCTGCGCGATTTTCATCTCTCTGGCGTGGATCTGCCCGCCGAGAAAAAACAGCGTTACAAGGAAATCCAGCAACGACTCTCCAGCCTGACCACTAAATTCGAGGAGAACCTGCTGGATGCCACCCATGCCTGGTACAAACAAATCACGGACGAAAGCCGGCTGGCCGGCCTGCCCGAATCGGCCCGCGCCATGGCCCGCCAGGCCGCGGAAGAAAAAGCGCTGGAAGGCTGGGTCTTTACTCTCGATTTTCCCTCGTATTACGCCGTGATGACCCATGCCGACGATCGGGATCTGCGCAGCGAACTGCACGAGGCCTATGTCACCCGCGCCTCGGATCAGGGCCCGCATGCCGGTCAGTGGGATAACTCGCCAGTGATGGAGGAGATCCTCGCGCTGCGCCATGAACTGGCCCGGCTGCTCGGTTTTGCCAACTATGCCGAACGTTCGCTGGCCACCAAGATGGCCGAATCCCCCGAACAGGTGCTCTCCTTTTTGCACGATCTGGCCCGGCGGGCCAAACCGGTGGCCGAGCAGGATCTGGCCGAACTCAGTGACTTCGCCCGCCAGCAGCATGGGTTGGAGCAGCTGGAACCATGGGATATCGCCTATTACTCGGAGAAACTGCGTCAGCACAAATACGCCCTCTCCCAGGAAGATCTCAAACCCTATTTTCCGGAGAGCCGCGTCATCCCCGGCATGTTCGAGGTGGTTAAACGGCTTTACGGTATCGAGATCAACGAAGTCGACGGAGTCGATAGCTGGCATCCGGATGTCCGGTTTTACGAAATCCGCGATGCCCGGGGCGAGCTGCGGGGCCAGTTCTATCTGGATCTGTATGCACGTTCCAAAAAGCGGGGCGGCGCCTGGATGGACGATTGTCGCGGACGCCTGCGCCACACCAGTGGCGAGCTGCAGAGCCCGGTCGCTTATCTGACCTGCAACCTGACGCCGCCGGTCGGCGACCAGCCGGCGCTGTTCACCCACGACGAGGTGATTACCCTGTTCCATGAGTTCGGTCACGGCCTGCACCACATGCTGACCCGGGTTGACCATATCGGCGTATCGGGCATCAACGGCGTCGCCTGGGATGCGGTCGAACTGCCCAGCCAGTTCATGGAAAACTGGTGCTGGGAACGCGACGCCCTGGATGTCATCACCGGCCATTATCAAACCGGTGAACCATTACCGGAGGATCTCTACCAGAAGATGTATGCTGCGAAAAATTTCCAGGCCGGGATGTTCATGGTTCGCCAGCTGGAGTTCTCGTTGTTCGATTTTCGCCTGCACCTGGAATATGACCCGCAGCAGGGCGGCCGGATTCAGGAAATGCTGGATCAGGTGCGCGAGGAAGTGACAGTCGTCAAACCGGCGCCGTATAATCGATTCCAGCACGGTTTTGCGCACATCTTCGCCGGCGGTTATGCGGCAGGCTATTACAGTTACATGTGGGCGGAAGTGTTGTCGGCGGATGCCTTCTCCCTGTTTGAGGAAACGGGGATTTTCGATCGCGCCACCGGGCAGCGGTTTTTGACCTCGGTACTGGAGCAGGGTGGCACCCGGGAGCCGATGGAGCTGTTCGTCGACTTCCGTGGCCGGGAGCCCCGGATCGATGCATTGTTACGCCATACCGGCATCGCGGCCTGA
- a CDS encoding DUF4136 domain-containing protein, with the protein MSALRRFVLLLVSLSLVACGTTVNVDYDQSINFAAIHSFKLQTQPVKISDDPRIDSSLMQQRVVTAIREALIKKGLQAAPTPDVRVSYRIDVTQEIESDPSGVSVGIGTFSRNVGIGFGYGFPAADVESYDRIILTIDLHSPDEKLLWRGSDSRRLNSGSTPQKSNRLINELVEAILERYPPR; encoded by the coding sequence ATGTCTGCATTACGTCGATTTGTTCTGTTGCTCGTATCCCTGTCGCTGGTGGCCTGCGGAACAACCGTCAATGTCGATTACGATCAAAGTATCAACTTTGCGGCCATTCACAGTTTCAAACTCCAAACCCAGCCCGTTAAAATCAGCGACGACCCACGTATCGACAGCAGCCTGATGCAACAACGGGTCGTGACCGCCATTCGTGAGGCACTGATCAAAAAGGGTTTGCAGGCCGCTCCGACACCGGATGTGCGTGTCAGTTATCGGATTGATGTCACACAGGAAATCGAAAGCGATCCCTCCGGTGTCTCGGTGGGGATCGGCACCTTCAGCCGTAACGTGGGTATCGGTTTTGGCTACGGTTTTCCCGCCGCCGATGTGGAATCCTACGATCGCATTATCCTCACCATCGACCTCCACAGCCCTGACGAAAAGCTGTTATGGCGCGGCTCCGACAGCCGACGACTGAATTCCGGCAGTACCCCACAGAAGAGCAATCGGCTGATCAACGAGCTGGTCGAGGCGATCCTCGAGCGCTATCCACCCCGCTAG
- a CDS encoding TIGR04211 family SH3 domain-containing protein, with translation MKTLLRFTCLVLLLAGPPLSQAATEYVTDRIEIGVHQQPDTNSPITTMLSSGDSVEVLQAREDFKQVQLNDGSKGWIHAAYLVDRQPATVEYDLLAKKHDELTSEIKQKTERLSKLERDLQIRRDELSNARTTIRELKKQIDAGGDSEALNEENLKQLAEKERQIEQLQAEIETLNEQSEQATPDPPGVEQYRAQLEQQKKRNEDLQARIDLAQEFLGREQLPSAEELEKWRPALPGWYWGTLLTVLIIGIVAGIGWMDFRLRRRHGGFRI, from the coding sequence ATGAAAACACTCCTGCGGTTTACCTGCCTGGTTTTGTTACTCGCTGGTCCCCCGTTGAGCCAGGCAGCCACCGAATATGTCACTGATCGCATCGAGATCGGTGTTCATCAGCAACCCGACACGAACAGCCCGATCACCACCATGCTCTCCAGTGGTGACAGCGTCGAGGTGTTGCAGGCACGGGAAGATTTCAAACAGGTCCAGCTGAACGACGGCAGTAAAGGCTGGATCCATGCCGCCTACCTGGTCGACCGTCAACCGGCCACCGTGGAATACGATCTGCTGGCCAAAAAGCATGATGAGCTGACCAGCGAAATCAAACAAAAAACCGAACGCCTGAGCAAACTCGAACGGGATCTGCAAATCCGCCGCGACGAATTATCCAATGCCAGAACCACCATCCGCGAATTAAAAAAACAGATTGACGCCGGGGGCGACAGCGAGGCGCTGAACGAGGAAAACCTGAAGCAGCTGGCCGAAAAGGAACGCCAGATCGAACAGCTCCAGGCGGAGATCGAAACTTTGAATGAACAATCGGAACAGGCCACCCCCGATCCCCCGGGTGTGGAACAATACCGGGCCCAGCTGGAGCAACAGAAAAAACGTAACGAGGATCTACAGGCCCGTATCGATCTGGCCCAGGAATTTCTCGGTCGCGAACAACTCCCCAGTGCCGAGGAACTGGAAAAATGGCGTCCCGCCTTGCCGGGCTGGTACTGGGGTACGCTGCTGACCGTGCTGATTATCGGTATCGTTGCCGGGATTGGCTGGATGGATTTCCGGCTGCGTCGACGTCATGGCGGTTTTCGCATCTGA
- a CDS encoding ParA family protein: MRNIMVLNAKGGCGKSTIATNLASYYAYELEKQVVLADFDPQGSSLAWLGARPDNYPVIHGIDATRNPVRAPKETEVVIMDAPARVQGPELTRLVRRVETIIVPVLPSPIDIRAAADFMKELLTTGKVSRKETRVAVVANRVRENTLIYQSLQAFLKNLKIPFVTTLRDTQNYIRAEERGVGIFEMAPSQVWWDLEQWEPLIRWLRSKRSQGV, encoded by the coding sequence ATGCGTAATATCATGGTGCTCAATGCCAAGGGCGGTTGTGGTAAAAGCACGATCGCGACCAACCTGGCCAGTTACTACGCTTATGAACTGGAAAAGCAGGTTGTCCTGGCCGACTTTGATCCGCAAGGCTCCAGCCTGGCCTGGCTGGGTGCCCGGCCCGATAACTATCCGGTTATTCATGGCATCGATGCGACCCGCAACCCGGTTCGCGCACCCAAAGAGACAGAGGTTGTCATCATGGATGCCCCGGCCCGGGTGCAGGGCCCGGAACTGACCCGGCTGGTGCGCCGGGTGGAGACCATCATCGTTCCGGTGCTGCCCTCGCCCATTGATATTCGGGCAGCGGCTGATTTCATGAAGGAACTTCTGACCACCGGCAAGGTCTCTCGTAAGGAGACCCGCGTCGCCGTGGTGGCCAACCGGGTCCGGGAGAACACCTTGATCTACCAGTCCCTGCAGGCGTTCTTGAAAAATTTGAAGATTCCGTTTGTCACCACCCTGCGCGACACCCAGAATTACATTCGCGCCGAGGAGCGGGGTGTCGGTATTTTCGAGATGGCGCCCTCGCAGGTGTGGTGGGATCTGGAACAGTGGGAACCGTTAATTCGATGGCTGAGGAGCAAGCGCAGCCAGGGAGTCTAG
- the xth gene encoding exodeoxyribonuclease III — protein sequence MKLASWNVNSLRVRLPQVLDWLTAHQPDLVGLQETKLQNAQFPIEQLASAGYNVIANGQKTYNGVALLARQPLTPGAVALDIPDFEDSQRRVVAATCDGVRFINLYVPNGSEVGSDKFRYKLDWLDALLAWLEAQRREYPDLVVVGDFNIAPEDRDVHDPQTWQGSVLVSEPEREKFRQLLALGFKDSFRLFDQPAGSYSWWDYRAAAFRRNLGLRIDHILISDHLADRVMGSTIDTAPRKLERPSDHAPVVATVQL from the coding sequence CTGAAACTGGCCAGCTGGAACGTGAACTCCCTGCGCGTCCGGTTACCGCAGGTGCTCGACTGGCTCACCGCTCATCAGCCGGATCTGGTCGGCCTGCAGGAAACCAAATTGCAGAATGCGCAATTTCCCATCGAACAACTGGCCAGCGCCGGCTACAACGTCATCGCCAATGGCCAGAAAACCTATAATGGCGTCGCCCTGCTGGCCCGCCAGCCTCTGACCCCCGGGGCGGTTGCACTCGACATTCCCGACTTCGAGGATTCGCAGCGGCGTGTGGTCGCCGCCACCTGCGACGGTGTCCGGTTTATTAATCTGTATGTGCCCAACGGATCCGAAGTGGGCTCGGACAAGTTTCGTTACAAACTCGACTGGCTGGACGCCCTGTTGGCCTGGCTGGAGGCGCAACGCCGGGAGTATCCCGATCTGGTGGTCGTCGGTGATTTCAATATTGCCCCCGAAGATCGCGACGTGCACGATCCGCAAACCTGGCAGGGCTCGGTGCTGGTCAGCGAACCGGAGCGGGAAAAATTTCGCCAGCTGCTGGCGCTGGGCTTCAAAGACAGCTTCCGACTGTTCGATCAGCCCGCAGGCTCCTACAGCTGGTGGGACTACCGCGCCGCCGCCTTTCGCCGCAATCTGGGCCTGCGCATCGATCATATTCTGATCAGCGATCACCTGGCCGACCGGGTAATGGGATCGACCATCGACACCGCCCCGCGCAAACTCGAACGCCCCTCCGATCACGCCCCGGTCGTGGCAACTGTTCAACTTTGA